In a genomic window of Methanobacterium sp.:
- a CDS encoding DUF2162 domain-containing protein, translating to MMELLWKLGILSIVMVFGIKIGLAMGFAGLSKKITAAIILGYGGGILLLTYIAGGFVEQLQGFVYDYSSVLGIAMAAIILYAGFHTLKEWKIHSKDNISATCLAMLAPCPCCFGAAVAAIIIASPMIGVSAFVVGEYAAAFLMITMTVCYLVSGYIGRALNKPYPVLLGNFMLFAGFYFLTSAIVIPNISTVLSHQMSPINIPDIWTFSYALLTVAALVVVGYYITRKRSPFVNQTSGTNQK from the coding sequence ATGATGGAATTATTATGGAAACTAGGAATTCTCTCGATAGTAATGGTTTTTGGTATAAAAATCGGTCTGGCAATGGGTTTTGCCGGTCTTTCCAAGAAAATAACCGCAGCAATAATATTAGGTTATGGTGGCGGTATTCTTTTACTCACTTATATTGCGGGAGGCTTCGTTGAACAACTCCAAGGATTTGTTTATGATTATAGTTCTGTTTTAGGTATTGCGATGGCTGCAATAATTCTTTATGCCGGTTTTCACACTCTTAAGGAGTGGAAGATACACAGTAAAGACAACATTAGTGCAACTTGTTTGGCTATGCTCGCTCCATGTCCCTGTTGTTTCGGAGCAGCTGTTGCAGCCATAATAATTGCCTCCCCTATGATTGGGGTTTCTGCATTTGTAGTGGGAGAGTACGCAGCAGCTTTTTTAATGATAACCATGACCGTATGTTACCTGGTTTCAGGGTACATAGGGCGTGCATTGAATAAACCTTACCCTGTTTTACTGGGTAATTTCATGCTATTTGCAGGTTTCTACTTTTTAACATCAGCCATAGTAATTCCAAATATCAGTACGGTTTTAAGTCATCAGATGAGTCCGATCAATATTCCAGATATCTGGACATTCTCTTATGCCTTATTAACTGTAGCTGCTCTTGTAGTGGTTGGCTATTACATAACACGCAAGCGCAGTCCTTTTGTAAATCAGACATCAGGGACAAATCAAAAATAA